A stretch of Maniola hyperantus chromosome 15, iAphHyp1.2, whole genome shotgun sequence DNA encodes these proteins:
- the LOC117988662 gene encoding BUB3-interacting and GLEBS motif-containing protein ZNF207-like isoform X1, whose protein sequence is MGRKKKKASKPWCWYCNREFDDEKILIQHQKAKHFKCHICHKKLYTGPGLSIHCMQVHKEAIDKVPNSLPNRSNIEIEIYGMEGIPPEDVKEHEKQKTGGGKGSDSDDDEPAAKKKATPALLGAGPSTVSPGILPTPMGPVPPGMYPGHMQMNPMMQHFMQQQAPRMMMPGMRPLFPAASVPTSTPNKPTFPAYSNATISAPPTTSSTSSDPKENGEVKPPAANACPLVTATGAGSKIIHPPEDVSLEEIRARSSKYRAKPKPDAPAPSPAPTMVTPSTSQAEVMYAQVAAHMSAAVAAARQQQAAAQAQAAMRRPMLPMMRVGVPVSPVMGMLPVMPQFNLVRPLQPGMLLPGGMMPMGMFPGGMGGMGAMGGMGGMMMQPRYR, encoded by the exons ATGGgcagaaagaagaagaaggcaTCCAAACCGTGGTGCTG GTATTGTAATAGGGAATTTGACGACGAAAAGATTCTGATTCAGCATCAAAAAGCGAAGCATTTCAAATGTCACATTTGCCACAAGAAATTGTACACGGGCCCCGGACTGTCAATACACTGTATGCAG GTTCACAAAGAAGCCATAGACAAAGTTCCAAATTCGTTACCAAATAGGTcaaatatagaaatagaaatatatgGCATGGAAGGTATTCCCCCCGAAGATGTGAAGGAGCATGAGAAACAAAAGACAg GTGGGGGGAAAGGTTCAGACAGTGATGACGATGAGCCGGCGGCTAAGAAAAAAGCTACTCCTGCATTG CTCGGTGCGGGGCCGTCGACCGTGTCCCCGGGCATCCTGCCCACGCCCATGGGGCCCGTCCCGCCCGGCATGTACCCTGGACACATGCAGATGAACCCCATGATGCAGCACTTTATGCAGCAGCAGGCACCTAG AATGATGATGCCTGGCATGAGGCCCTTGTTCCCAGCGGCGAGTGTTCCTACCTCGACGCCCAACAAACCAACCTTCCCAGCTTATAG CAATGCGACAATAAGCGCGCCTCCAACGACGTCATCCACGTCATCAGATCCTAAAGAGAATGGTGAAGTGAAACCACCAGCGGCCAACGCCTGTCCACTCGTCACTGCCACCGGCGCGGGCTCCAAGATCATACACCCTCCAGAGGATGTGTCGCTGGAGGAGATAAG AGCGCGGAGCTCCAAGTACCGCGCGAAGCCGAAGCCCGACGCGCCCGCGCCCTCTCCCGCGCCCACCATGGTGACCCCCAGCACCAGCCAGGCTGAG GTGATGTACGCGCAGGTGGCGGCTCACATGTCGGCCGCGGTGGCGGCGGCGCGCCAGCAGCAAGCGGCGGCGCAGGCGCAGGCGGCCATGCGGCGCCCCATGCTGCCCATGATGCGCGTGGGCGTGCCCGTGTCGCCCGTCATGGGCATGCTGCCCGTCATGCCGCAGTTCAACCTCGTGCGCCCGCTGCAGCCCG GGATGCTGCTGCCGGGCGGGATGATGCCCATGGGCATGTTCCCCGGCGGGATGGGCGGCATGGGCGCGATGGGCGGGATGGGCGGCATGATGATGCAGCCGCGCTACCGGTAG
- the LOC117988662 gene encoding BUB3-interacting and GLEBS motif-containing protein ZNF207-like isoform X3, giving the protein MEGIPPEDVKEHEKQKTGGGKGSDSDDDEPAAKKKATPALLGAGPSTVSPGILPTPMGPVPPGMYPGHMQMNPMMQHFMQQQAPRMMMPGMRPLFPAASVPTSTPNKPTFPAYSNATISAPPTTSSTSSDPKENGEVKPPAANACPLVTATGAGSKIIHPPEDVSLEEIRARSSKYRAKPKPDAPAPSPAPTMVTPSTSQAEVMYAQVAAHMSAAVAAARQQQAAAQAQAAMRRPMLPMMRVGVPVSPVMGMLPVMPQFNLVRPLQPGMLLPGGMMPMGMFPGGMGGMGAMGGMGGMMMQPRYR; this is encoded by the exons ATGGAAGGTATTCCCCCCGAAGATGTGAAGGAGCATGAGAAACAAAAGACAg GTGGGGGGAAAGGTTCAGACAGTGATGACGATGAGCCGGCGGCTAAGAAAAAAGCTACTCCTGCATTG CTCGGTGCGGGGCCGTCGACCGTGTCCCCGGGCATCCTGCCCACGCCCATGGGGCCCGTCCCGCCCGGCATGTACCCTGGACACATGCAGATGAACCCCATGATGCAGCACTTTATGCAGCAGCAGGCACCTAG AATGATGATGCCTGGCATGAGGCCCTTGTTCCCAGCGGCGAGTGTTCCTACCTCGACGCCCAACAAACCAACCTTCCCAGCTTATAG CAATGCGACAATAAGCGCGCCTCCAACGACGTCATCCACGTCATCAGATCCTAAAGAGAATGGTGAAGTGAAACCACCAGCGGCCAACGCCTGTCCACTCGTCACTGCCACCGGCGCGGGCTCCAAGATCATACACCCTCCAGAGGATGTGTCGCTGGAGGAGATAAG AGCGCGGAGCTCCAAGTACCGCGCGAAGCCGAAGCCCGACGCGCCCGCGCCCTCTCCCGCGCCCACCATGGTGACCCCCAGCACCAGCCAGGCTGAG GTGATGTACGCGCAGGTGGCGGCTCACATGTCGGCCGCGGTGGCGGCGGCGCGCCAGCAGCAAGCGGCGGCGCAGGCGCAGGCGGCCATGCGGCGCCCCATGCTGCCCATGATGCGCGTGGGCGTGCCCGTGTCGCCCGTCATGGGCATGCTGCCCGTCATGCCGCAGTTCAACCTCGTGCGCCCGCTGCAGCCCG GGATGCTGCTGCCGGGCGGGATGATGCCCATGGGCATGTTCCCCGGCGGGATGGGCGGCATGGGCGCGATGGGCGGGATGGGCGGCATGATGATGCAGCCGCGCTACCGGTAG
- the LOC117988662 gene encoding BUB3-interacting and GLEBS motif-containing protein ZNF207-like isoform X2, which produces MGRKKKKASKPWCWYCNREFDDEKILIQHQKAKHFKCHICHKKLYTGPGLSIHCMQVHKEAIDKVPNSLPNRSNIEIEIYGMEGIPPEDVKEHEKQKTGGGKGSDSDDDEPAAKKKATPALLGAGPSTVSPGILPTPMGPVPPGMYPGHMQMNPMMQHFMQQQAPRMMMPGMRPLFPAASVPTSTPNKPTFPAYSNATISAPPTTSSTSSDPKENGEVKPPAANACPLVTATGAGSKIIHPPEDVSLEEIRARSSKYRAKPKPDAPAPSPAPTMVTPSTSQAEVAAHMSAAVAAARQQQAAAQAQAAMRRPMLPMMRVGVPVSPVMGMLPVMPQFNLVRPLQPGMLLPGGMMPMGMFPGGMGGMGAMGGMGGMMMQPRYR; this is translated from the exons ATGGgcagaaagaagaagaaggcaTCCAAACCGTGGTGCTG GTATTGTAATAGGGAATTTGACGACGAAAAGATTCTGATTCAGCATCAAAAAGCGAAGCATTTCAAATGTCACATTTGCCACAAGAAATTGTACACGGGCCCCGGACTGTCAATACACTGTATGCAG GTTCACAAAGAAGCCATAGACAAAGTTCCAAATTCGTTACCAAATAGGTcaaatatagaaatagaaatatatgGCATGGAAGGTATTCCCCCCGAAGATGTGAAGGAGCATGAGAAACAAAAGACAg GTGGGGGGAAAGGTTCAGACAGTGATGACGATGAGCCGGCGGCTAAGAAAAAAGCTACTCCTGCATTG CTCGGTGCGGGGCCGTCGACCGTGTCCCCGGGCATCCTGCCCACGCCCATGGGGCCCGTCCCGCCCGGCATGTACCCTGGACACATGCAGATGAACCCCATGATGCAGCACTTTATGCAGCAGCAGGCACCTAG AATGATGATGCCTGGCATGAGGCCCTTGTTCCCAGCGGCGAGTGTTCCTACCTCGACGCCCAACAAACCAACCTTCCCAGCTTATAG CAATGCGACAATAAGCGCGCCTCCAACGACGTCATCCACGTCATCAGATCCTAAAGAGAATGGTGAAGTGAAACCACCAGCGGCCAACGCCTGTCCACTCGTCACTGCCACCGGCGCGGGCTCCAAGATCATACACCCTCCAGAGGATGTGTCGCTGGAGGAGATAAG AGCGCGGAGCTCCAAGTACCGCGCGAAGCCGAAGCCCGACGCGCCCGCGCCCTCTCCCGCGCCCACCATGGTGACCCCCAGCACCAGCCAGGCTGAG GTGGCGGCTCACATGTCGGCCGCGGTGGCGGCGGCGCGCCAGCAGCAAGCGGCGGCGCAGGCGCAGGCGGCCATGCGGCGCCCCATGCTGCCCATGATGCGCGTGGGCGTGCCCGTGTCGCCCGTCATGGGCATGCTGCCCGTCATGCCGCAGTTCAACCTCGTGCGCCCGCTGCAGCCCG GGATGCTGCTGCCGGGCGGGATGATGCCCATGGGCATGTTCCCCGGCGGGATGGGCGGCATGGGCGCGATGGGCGGGATGGGCGGCATGATGATGCAGCCGCGCTACCGGTAG